A window from Electrophorus electricus isolate fEleEle1 chromosome 7, fEleEle1.pri, whole genome shotgun sequence encodes these proteins:
- the aadac gene encoding arylacetamide deacetylase: MGSKGTFALVLLGALMAYYVYLPLPEDIEQRWKLMLTDCAFRSLSHLADICESLGLKDYMGVMMLVTFAERVVPQSDERVRVEDERFDGVEVVVYQPRRDVCAGERRRAVIYLHGGGWCLGSTRMGPYDSLAREMVTELNAVVVSVEYRLAPAHRFPVPFEDAYRAAKYFLSADVLGSYDVDPERVAVSGDSAGGNLAAVVVQQLQLDVEQRIKPKAQALIYPVLQALDLNTPSYRQNRHMPILPRTLMVRFWSEYLSSDKSVLLSMLANAHNGPDSAPFLRFANWSVFLHESHRRTYDYVAPPVNEGELPGALARSVTDPRASPLLVPDAALRPLPKAYVLTCEYDVLRDDGMMYVERLRLAGVHVTHQHYPAGFHGALMFTVWPTDFRIARQMVNDYLLWLKQNL, encoded by the exons ATGGGATCAAAGGGAACGTTTGCGCTGGTATTACTGGGAGCGCTAATGGCTTATTATGTCTACTTGCCCCTTCCCGAGGACATCGAGCAGAGATGGAAGCTAATGCTCACGGACTGTGCTTTCAGAAGTCTAAGCCACCTG GCCGACATCTGTGAGTCTCTGGGACTGAAGGACTACATGGGCGTGATGATGCTCGTCACATTTGCTGAGCGGGTGGTGCCGCAGTCAGATGAGCGCGTGCGGGTGGAGGACGAGCGGTTCGATGgcgtggaggtggtggtgtatCAGCCCAGGCGTGACGTCTGTGccggggagaggaggagagccgTCATCTACCTTCACGGGGGAGGATGGTGTCTGGGAAGCACCA GAATGGGTCCCTATGATAGCCTTGCCAGAGAGATGGTTACAGAGCTCAATGCAGTTGTAGTTTCTGTAGA GTACCGCCTTGCCCCTGCGCACCGTTTCCCTGTCCCGTTCGAAGATGCATACCGTGCGGCGAAATACTTCCTTAGTGCCGATGTCCTGGGCAGCTACGATGTGGACCCCGAGCGGGTCGCCGTGTCCGGAGACAGCGCCGGCGGCAACCTGGCAGCCGTCGTGGTGCAGCAG CTGCAGCTGGACGTGGAGCAGCGTATCAAACCGAAGGCCCAGGCTCTGATTTACCCAGTCCTGCAAGCTCTGGACCTCAACACCCCATCGTACCGGCAGAACCGGCACATGCCCATCCTGCCGCGCACCCTGATGGTGCGCTTCTGGAGCGAGTATTTATCCAGCGACAAGTCCGTCCTCCTCTCCATGCTGGCCAACGCCCACAACGGGCCAGACTCCGCCCCCTTCCTCAGGTTTGCCAATTGGAGCGTCTTCCTGCACGAGTCCCACCGGCGGACGTATGATTACGTGGCTCCGCCCGTGAATGAGGGTGAGCTCCCCGGCGCCCTGGCTCGTTCCGTCACCGACCCCCGGGCATCGCCCCTGCTGGTGCCCGACGCCGCTCTGCGCCCGCTGCCCAAGGCCTACGTGCTCACGTGCGAGTATGATGTGCTGCGTGACGACGGCATGATGTACGTCGAGCGCCTGCGCCTCGCCGGGGTCCACGTGACGCACCAACACTACCCCGCCGGTTTCCACGGCGCTCTCATGTTCACTGTGTGGCCCACCGACTTCAGAATCGCACGGCAGATGGTGAACGACTATCTACTGTGGCTCAAGCAAAACCTGTAA